One window of Microcoleus vaginatus PCC 9802 genomic DNA carries:
- a CDS encoding 2-polyprenyl-6-methoxyphenol hydroxylase-like oxidoreductase — translation MQRESHAIIIGGSLAGLLACKVLAKHFDRVSIVERDFFSEQPAPRPGIPQSRHLHILLNRGKIILEELFPGLENELVAAGAPRLNPKSIGWFSPAGWAPQFSPDLNDLIMFSRDLLDLQIRRRLAENTNVHFLEGGTVTGLLTNASRAEVAGVSVRFRDRHNPANIHAENLYADLVVDASGKVSKTPQWLKSLGYEPPQETAINAFVGYASRIYEGSGKLSDTAPVFVSTAPPFRTRGGAIFPIEGHRWLVGFAGGDRDYPPADEAGFLEFARSLPTPTIYDAIKEAEAITPVYSYRGTENRWRHYESLARYPENLIIIGHAVCAFNPVYGQGMTVAALDAQMLDKCLQKQRKRYPEGELTGLARQFQQKLAKLHTIPWTFAISQDSRYRGSTGAKPNLGTRLIIEYMELVLKALVDDAKVCQAFLEVLHMIESPAVLFHPSIAVKAIGQLVTGSQKAELR, via the coding sequence GTGCAGCGAGAAAGTCATGCAATTATTATTGGCGGCAGTTTAGCAGGACTGTTGGCCTGTAAAGTATTAGCAAAACACTTCGACCGAGTAAGTATTGTTGAACGAGATTTTTTTTCTGAACAACCGGCACCTCGCCCCGGGATTCCTCAATCCCGTCACCTTCACATCCTTTTAAATCGGGGGAAAATCATCCTAGAAGAGTTGTTTCCCGGCTTGGAAAACGAACTGGTAGCTGCTGGTGCTCCTAGGTTAAATCCGAAGTCGATCGGGTGGTTTAGTCCGGCGGGTTGGGCCCCGCAATTTAGCCCGGATCTAAATGATTTAATTATGTTCAGTCGGGATTTACTGGATTTGCAAATTCGCCGTCGGTTGGCTGAAAATACGAACGTGCATTTCCTCGAAGGAGGCACAGTAACGGGGTTGCTGACGAATGCCTCGCGTGCGGAGGTTGCTGGCGTGTCGGTGCGTTTTCGCGATCGCCACAACCCGGCTAACATCCATGCAGAGAATTTGTATGCAGATTTAGTAGTCGATGCTAGTGGCAAAGTTTCCAAAACACCTCAATGGTTGAAAAGTTTGGGCTATGAACCTCCGCAAGAAACCGCTATCAATGCTTTTGTCGGCTATGCCAGCCGCATCTATGAAGGCAGCGGTAAATTGTCAGACACTGCGCCAGTATTTGTGTCAACCGCACCGCCATTTCGCACCCGTGGCGGTGCAATTTTTCCGATCGAAGGCCATCGCTGGCTGGTGGGTTTCGCCGGGGGCGATCGCGATTATCCCCCTGCAGACGAAGCAGGTTTTCTAGAATTTGCCCGCAGTCTGCCAACCCCGACAATTTATGATGCGATTAAAGAGGCAGAAGCCATCACTCCAGTTTATAGCTATCGAGGTACAGAAAACCGTTGGCGCCACTACGAAAGCCTCGCCCGCTACCCTGAAAACTTAATAATTATCGGTCATGCAGTTTGCGCTTTCAACCCAGTTTATGGCCAGGGAATGACGGTTGCTGCGCTGGATGCTCAGATGCTAGATAAATGTTTGCAAAAGCAAAGAAAGCGGTATCCAGAAGGCGAGTTAACAGGCTTGGCGCGACAATTTCAACAAAAACTAGCAAAATTACACACTATTCCTTGGACGTTTGCCATCAGTCAGGATTCCCGCTATCGAGGAAGTACAGGTGCTAAACCAAATTTGGGAACGCGGCTGATTATTGAGTACATGGAGTTGGTGCTAAAAGCGCTTGTAGATGATGCTAAAGTTTGTCAAGCTTTTTTGGAAGTTCTGCACATGATTGAGTCGCCGGCTGTACTTTTTCATCCCAGTATTGCGGTTAAGGCGATCGGGCAATTAGTCACCGGAAGTCAGAAGGCCGAATTAAGATAA
- a CDS encoding MFS transporter, giving the protein MYQNLPINPQLYNIGFWLAQVPVEQTTTNTAEDAALLYSGPQFFIALIAGVVLACAFQLLLTNLSVAAGLSYMGQSHDDDGHHSDSGSSPVRHIGRKVGTWTLITVTIALFFACLLAVKLSLISSPGLGAIVGLVVWATYFSMLVWVSSTTVGSLIGSVVNTATSGFQAIVGTAASAIGAKAASNQVVATAKAAAAAVGHELGSAIDPTSLRENVEDYIQSLKPPELDIKGMRSEFEKLLNDPQLKTIASENLPNLDRQTLVDLVSSRSDLSKRDVNRIVDQLQDAWKQVGKQGQQSDGIAQLVDYLKSAKSGDLVSDTLASRVEKALSNLGGGQNSGQSPTMMNQATTMAVNALMGIVLGRTDMSDFDVEKVVGQLKEAKDKVTQQTDKITAQVKGEPVTYSPIRADVENYLLNTYSWQMNPQAIEREFRDVLYDPTADPGTVRRELEKLKQSNFAEILASRGVFTQDKIKQISQELEAIRQRVLQTVIFAEEQEKSRDLQWRVETYLKLTPKEELTAAGIGSAFKKILEDSDASYEQLRDRLSPYTRDSFVQILRGRENFGFQEVEQIVQELERTRDVVLADAKGLQEAAQARLDNQWQRVQEYLKSTGKEELNPEGIKRDLKTLLDNPEAGMWALRARASKFDRQTLVKLLSQRKDLSEDQVNQLLDSTEENWHSAVHTPQKLAEKAKDQYDNTTTALADYLRNTGKSELNPEGIKRDLTKLLENPKEGALALRGRLSQVDRDTLVKLLSQRQDLSEEQVNQIIDQVQETLGSIVKAPRRLAKRMQSQVQDFQSVLQDYLRNTGKDELNPDAIKRDLQLLLHDPKVGAYSLGERLSHIDRATVVSLLSQRPDISEAEANRIVDGILSVRDEFAMQIQKIQEGIQSVIDGILGKIRDYLNSLDRPELNYEGITRDVRKLFDDPQAGFDALRDRLGHFNRDTLVALMSSREDISEADANRLIDQIERSRNSVLQRAERLQQEAQLRLESIKLQAEKQAEETRKAAEVASWWLFFTALSSAAAAAGAGALAVIR; this is encoded by the coding sequence ATGTATCAAAATTTGCCAATAAATCCACAACTGTATAACATCGGGTTCTGGCTGGCCCAAGTGCCAGTAGAGCAGACTACTACAAACACAGCAGAAGACGCAGCACTCCTCTATTCCGGGCCGCAATTTTTTATCGCCTTGATAGCTGGAGTGGTACTCGCCTGCGCTTTCCAACTATTGCTAACAAATTTATCAGTAGCCGCGGGCCTTTCGTACATGGGACAATCCCACGACGACGACGGTCACCACTCGGATAGTGGCAGCTCCCCAGTCCGCCACATCGGCCGAAAGGTAGGTACTTGGACGCTAATCACCGTCACCATCGCTTTATTTTTCGCTTGCTTGCTAGCAGTTAAGCTCAGCTTGATTAGCAGTCCCGGTTTAGGTGCGATCGTCGGTTTAGTCGTGTGGGCAACCTATTTCTCAATGCTTGTTTGGGTGAGTTCCACCACCGTCGGTTCCTTGATCGGTTCCGTCGTCAACACCGCCACATCAGGCTTTCAAGCCATTGTCGGCACCGCAGCCTCGGCCATCGGCGCAAAAGCAGCCAGCAACCAAGTCGTCGCCACGGCCAAAGCAGCAGCAGCAGCAGTGGGTCATGAACTGGGTAGCGCGATCGACCCCACAAGCTTGCGCGAAAACGTCGAAGACTACATCCAAAGCCTCAAACCGCCGGAATTAGACATCAAAGGGATGCGTAGCGAGTTTGAAAAATTGCTTAATGATCCGCAACTAAAAACCATTGCCAGCGAAAATTTGCCGAATCTCGATCGGCAAACTCTCGTAGATTTAGTAAGTTCGCGATCTGACTTATCAAAACGCGACGTAAACCGGATTGTAGACCAACTTCAAGATGCTTGGAAACAAGTAGGAAAACAAGGGCAGCAATCAGACGGCATTGCCCAATTAGTAGACTATCTCAAATCTGCAAAATCGGGAGATTTGGTCTCAGATACATTAGCAAGTAGGGTAGAAAAAGCCCTCAGCAATCTGGGCGGTGGTCAAAATTCTGGACAAAGCCCGACCATGATGAACCAAGCAACGACAATGGCAGTCAATGCTTTAATGGGAATAGTATTGGGTCGCACGGATATGTCCGACTTCGATGTTGAAAAAGTAGTCGGTCAGCTTAAAGAAGCTAAAGACAAAGTTACCCAGCAAACTGATAAAATTACCGCTCAAGTCAAAGGCGAACCCGTAACTTACAGCCCAATTCGTGCCGACGTAGAAAACTACCTACTCAACACTTATTCGTGGCAGATGAACCCCCAAGCCATCGAGCGCGAATTTCGGGACGTTCTCTACGATCCTACGGCCGATCCAGGAACTGTGCGCCGCGAATTAGAAAAACTAAAACAGTCTAATTTTGCCGAAATCCTGGCTAGTAGAGGTGTTTTTACCCAAGACAAAATTAAACAAATTTCCCAGGAATTAGAAGCAATTAGACAGCGCGTTTTACAAACCGTGATCTTTGCCGAGGAGCAAGAAAAATCTCGCGATTTGCAGTGGCGGGTAGAAACTTATTTGAAGCTGACGCCGAAAGAAGAACTGACAGCAGCAGGTATCGGGAGCGCTTTCAAAAAAATCTTAGAGGATTCCGACGCTAGTTACGAACAGTTGCGCGATCGGCTTTCTCCTTACACGCGCGACAGTTTCGTGCAAATTCTCCGAGGTCGCGAAAACTTCGGATTCCAGGAAGTAGAACAGATTGTTCAAGAGTTGGAAAGGACGCGAGATGTAGTTTTAGCAGATGCTAAAGGTCTGCAAGAAGCAGCGCAAGCCCGACTAGACAACCAGTGGCAAAGAGTGCAAGAATACTTGAAGTCTACGGGCAAAGAAGAACTCAATCCCGAAGGCATCAAGCGCGATTTGAAAACGCTGCTGGACAACCCGGAAGCGGGAATGTGGGCGCTGAGAGCTAGAGCTTCTAAGTTCGATCGCCAAACTTTGGTAAAATTGCTATCTCAGCGGAAAGACCTCAGCGAAGACCAAGTAAATCAGCTTCTCGACAGCACTGAAGAAAATTGGCACAGCGCGGTGCATACGCCGCAAAAGTTGGCGGAAAAAGCTAAGGATCAGTACGACAATACAACAACCGCCCTTGCAGATTACCTCCGCAATACAGGCAAATCAGAACTCAATCCAGAAGGGATTAAGCGGGATTTGACAAAACTGCTGGAAAATCCCAAAGAAGGAGCTTTAGCACTGCGGGGCCGCCTGTCTCAAGTCGATCGCGATACTTTGGTGAAACTGCTTTCTCAGAGACAAGATTTGAGCGAGGAACAAGTCAATCAAATTATCGACCAAGTGCAGGAAACCCTGGGCTCGATTGTGAAAGCGCCGCGCCGTTTGGCAAAGCGGATGCAAAGCCAAGTGCAGGATTTTCAGAGTGTTTTACAAGATTATTTGCGTAATACAGGCAAGGATGAATTAAATCCCGACGCCATCAAGCGCGACTTGCAACTGCTGCTGCATGACCCGAAAGTCGGCGCTTACAGTTTGGGCGAGCGCTTGTCACACATCGATCGAGCTACAGTTGTTTCTCTGCTGTCTCAGCGGCCGGATATTTCTGAAGCAGAAGCAAATCGCATTGTCGATGGAATTTTGTCGGTGCGTGACGAGTTCGCAATGCAAATTCAGAAAATACAGGAGGGTATTCAGTCGGTAATTGACGGGATTCTCGGAAAAATTCGGGATTACCTCAATTCGCTCGATCGCCCTGAACTCAACTACGAAGGCATTACGCGGGACGTGCGGAAGTTATTTGACGATCCGCAAGCCGGATTTGACGCTTTGCGCGATCGGCTGGGTCATTTCAACCGCGATACTTTAGTAGCATTAATGAGTTCCCGCGAGGACATTTCCGAAGCAGATGCCAACCGCTTGATCGACCAAATTGAAAGAAGCCGCAACAGCGTCTTGCAAAGAGCAGAACGCTTGCAGCAAGAGGCGCAGCTTCGCCTCGAAAGCATCAAACTGCAAGCCGAAAAACAAGCCGAAGAAACCCGGAAAGCAGCAGAAGTTGCCTCTTGGTGGCTGTTTTTCACGGCTCTTTCCTCGGCCGCCGCAGCTGCCGGCGCCGGTGCTTTAGCCGTCATCCGGTAA
- a CDS encoding response regulator, with protein MQLRKKTLLIIGAALISLIVVLYATASTILLHDFHNLEAQYVRQDVARALDALDDDLSNLDTSAQDYAEWDDTYSFVETRNENFVKSNFVDSTFIYLRLNLLVLLDSNGKTIFSKGFDLKSKTEIPIPESLKQHLTEGLLDSSTGSGDRPAAKTGVLTLPEATLLIASKPIFNSNAQGPPRGMLIVGRYLDSSEIGLLSKLTHLSVDFRLPSLDFKVGATNYSAHGAKAMAPSRQDLENLKLKISHLKSVEILVEPLSDTFVAGYALIRDIHGNLALLLRVETDRIISRQGQATLELFTLSILAVGLIFSAITLLLLEKLVLARLASLSTSVSNIAANGDPSLRVHMAGADELSSLADAINRMLEALGNSQLERNESEDRYRLMAENSTDMITRHDPKGVFVYVSPASRALLGYEPSELIGRVPNDYFHPDDLETIAKAHWKVLALPVTYTVSYRIRRKDGKYIWFETTGRTISDPQTGEVQEIIGISRDISVRKQTEQELRESEAAIKALYQVTSAPRTDPLNHLSTFDLRLQELLAMGCRHLGLSVGILSRIQGDNYQIMAVECPDGSIVKEQIYDLEKTFCVATAMAKEPIYFESVRFSGFSFNRDDRAFPIEAYMGIPVTVAGEVYGTLCFFSPTPVTEPFRVVDRELVKLMAQWVGSELERQQTDVDLAKARDQALAATRAKSEFLATMSHEIRTPMNGVIGMTGLLLDTPLTREQRDFVETIRSSGDALLTLINDILDFSKIESGKLDLEEHPFDIRTCIEESLDLVAAKAAEKKLEVGYLIDRAVPATAIGDSTRLRQILINLLSNAVKFTEAGEVVVAVTAKKISVSAANAKEPPAINGEPVVINPAYEIHFAVKDTGIGIPSDRMDRLFKSFSQVDSSTSRQYGGTGLGLAISKRLAEMMGGRMWVESMGSVAGNPPADFRSAVFDLGWGESCEIAEKYGYGKSVLSNKPIGQNTKSVGSTFYFSTIVSACNSCLPVSLSNSQPELAGKRVLIVDDNATNRRILTLQAQSWGMVARASASAHLALDWLAAKEMFDLAVLDMQMPEMDGLALAAQIRRYPDCEKLPLVMLTSIGRQEINSPAMEMDFAAFLNKPIKQSQLYNVLINIFGEQTTEFKGQRTSGPFLQSIPVLAEDLPLRILLADDHLVNQKVALQILQRMGYRADVAGNGIEVLEALRRQPYDVVLMDVQMPEMDGLETTRRIREQFSADLTLENHTGESEISVTNEPSNNLDSTKNPTGGSKVSATDEQSNNRKSRIQNPKLTEEESNNRKSKIENRKSTRPWIVAMTANAMQGDREECMAAGMDDYLSKPIAIEQLVRALIGCKSRSNSAFDRLQPIVCLDAPAEQIGGTSELQVRSNVAVAGNPQLTIPNSPTVVDWGASNLDRALSQSHDSLSAKIIEGLREVEALDEAIEIYLETAPELLQGISMALSNADPLALRRSAHSLKSISGTLGAFRLFELCEELEIMGRMGTNANQPLPDPACALLEQVEAEYQRVETALKIERQYSETMTE; from the coding sequence ATGCAACTCCGAAAAAAAACACTATTAATCATCGGTGCAGCGCTGATCAGCCTGATTGTGGTTCTCTATGCCACTGCATCAACTATTTTGCTGCATGATTTTCACAACCTGGAGGCACAGTACGTCCGCCAGGATGTCGCACGGGCTTTGGACGCATTAGATGATGACTTGTCGAATTTAGACACCAGCGCCCAAGATTACGCCGAGTGGGACGATACTTACTCTTTCGTCGAAACACGGAACGAAAATTTTGTCAAGTCAAATTTCGTCGATTCGACATTTATTTACTTGAGACTAAACTTATTGGTGCTGCTGGACTCCAACGGTAAGACGATCTTCAGCAAAGGTTTCGACCTGAAATCCAAAACCGAAATCCCAATTCCCGAAAGCTTAAAACAGCACTTGACCGAGGGGCTGCTGGACTCCTCGACAGGTTCTGGCGATCGCCCCGCCGCCAAAACAGGCGTCCTCACCCTGCCAGAAGCCACGCTGCTGATTGCTTCAAAGCCGATTTTCAACAGCAACGCCCAAGGCCCGCCGCGCGGGATGCTGATCGTGGGACGCTATCTCGACAGCAGCGAAATCGGTTTGCTTTCAAAACTAACTCACCTGTCAGTAGATTTTAGATTGCCGAGTTTGGATTTTAAAGTGGGAGCCACGAACTACTCCGCGCACGGCGCCAAGGCGATGGCTCCATCGAGGCAGGATTTGGAAAATCTCAAACTCAAAATTTCCCACCTCAAATCAGTAGAAATTTTAGTCGAGCCACTCAGCGACACCTTCGTCGCAGGATACGCCCTGATTCGCGACATCCACGGCAACCTAGCGTTGCTGCTGCGGGTAGAGACAGATCGCATCATCTCCCGCCAAGGTCAGGCTACCTTGGAGCTGTTTACCTTATCAATACTGGCAGTAGGTTTAATATTTAGCGCGATCACCCTGCTGTTGCTAGAAAAATTAGTCTTGGCGAGATTGGCTTCCTTGAGCACCAGCGTCAGCAACATCGCAGCCAACGGCGACCCAAGCTTGAGAGTTCATATGGCCGGAGCAGATGAACTCTCAAGCTTGGCCGACGCCATTAACCGAATGCTAGAAGCATTGGGCAATTCTCAACTCGAACGTAATGAAAGCGAAGACCGCTATCGGTTGATGGCCGAAAACTCAACCGACATGATCACCAGACACGATCCCAAAGGCGTGTTTGTTTACGTCTCCCCAGCCAGCCGGGCTTTGCTGGGATACGAACCTTCGGAACTCATCGGCCGCGTCCCCAACGATTATTTTCACCCCGACGATTTAGAAACCATCGCCAAAGCTCACTGGAAAGTCCTGGCGCTCCCAGTTACTTACACCGTCAGCTACCGCATCCGCCGCAAAGACGGCAAATACATTTGGTTTGAAACCACCGGTCGCACGATCAGCGATCCCCAAACCGGCGAAGTTCAAGAAATTATCGGCATTTCCCGCGACATCAGCGTGCGGAAGCAAACAGAACAAGAACTGCGAGAAAGCGAAGCTGCAATAAAAGCGTTGTACCAAGTGACTTCGGCTCCTCGTACAGACCCGCTCAACCACCTCTCTACCTTTGATTTGCGCCTCCAAGAACTGCTGGCAATGGGATGCCGACATTTAGGCCTGTCCGTGGGAATTTTGTCCCGCATTCAAGGCGACAACTATCAAATAATGGCTGTTGAGTGTCCCGACGGGTCGATCGTCAAAGAACAAATCTACGATCTGGAAAAAACCTTCTGCGTCGCTACGGCAATGGCAAAAGAACCGATTTACTTTGAGTCGGTAAGATTTTCGGGTTTTTCCTTCAACAGGGACGATCGAGCTTTCCCAATCGAAGCTTACATGGGCATTCCTGTCACGGTGGCAGGTGAAGTTTACGGCACTCTGTGCTTCTTTTCTCCGACTCCTGTGACAGAACCGTTCCGAGTTGTAGACAGAGAGTTGGTGAAACTGATGGCTCAGTGGGTGGGAAGCGAACTCGAACGCCAGCAAACAGACGTAGATTTGGCAAAAGCTCGCGATCAAGCACTGGCGGCTACTAGAGCCAAAAGCGAATTTTTAGCCACCATGAGCCACGAAATTCGCACTCCGATGAATGGAGTCATCGGCATGACCGGTTTGCTGCTGGATACCCCCTTAACTCGCGAACAGCGCGATTTTGTAGAAACTATCCGCAGCAGCGGCGATGCCTTGCTGACGCTGATCAACGATATTCTAGATTTCTCGAAAATTGAGTCGGGCAAATTGGACTTGGAGGAACATCCGTTTGACATCCGCACTTGCATTGAGGAATCTCTAGACTTGGTAGCTGCCAAGGCGGCAGAAAAAAAACTGGAAGTGGGTTACTTGATCGATCGTGCAGTACCCGCAACGGCGATCGGCGATAGCACCCGCTTGAGGCAAATTTTAATCAACTTGCTCAGTAATGCGGTTAAATTTACCGAAGCTGGAGAAGTGGTGGTTGCGGTGACTGCCAAAAAGATTTCAGTGTCAGCGGCTAACGCTAAAGAACCGCCAGCAATTAATGGCGAACCGGTAGTAATTAACCCAGCATACGAAATACATTTTGCGGTCAAAGATACCGGTATCGGCATTCCGAGCGATCGCATGGATCGGCTATTTAAATCTTTCAGCCAGGTTGATTCTTCAACGAGCCGGCAGTACGGCGGTACCGGATTGGGTTTGGCAATTAGCAAGCGTTTGGCCGAAATGATGGGCGGCCGGATGTGGGTGGAAAGTATGGGTAGTGTCGCGGGCAATCCTCCTGCCGATTTTAGATCCGCAGTTTTTGATTTAGGATGGGGAGAATCTTGCGAAATTGCCGAAAAATATGGCTATGGCAAATCTGTACTCAGCAACAAGCCGATCGGCCAAAATACGAAATCCGTTGGCTCTACTTTTTATTTCAGTACGATCGTTTCTGCCTGCAACAGTTGCTTACCAGTTAGCTTGAGCAATTCTCAACCTGAATTAGCTGGCAAGCGAGTCTTAATTGTCGATGACAATGCTACCAACCGCAGAATTTTGACTCTCCAAGCTCAGTCTTGGGGAATGGTGGCTAGGGCTTCAGCTTCGGCTCATTTGGCTTTAGATTGGCTGGCTGCTAAAGAGATGTTTGACTTGGCAGTTTTGGATATGCAAATGCCGGAAATGGACGGGTTAGCTTTAGCTGCGCAAATTCGCCGGTATCCTGATTGCGAAAAGTTGCCGTTAGTGATGCTAACTTCGATCGGCAGGCAAGAAATTAACTCTCCTGCTATGGAGATGGATTTTGCTGCTTTTTTGAATAAACCCATCAAACAATCTCAGCTTTACAATGTTTTAATCAATATTTTTGGAGAACAGACAACTGAATTTAAAGGGCAGCGCACTAGCGGGCCTTTCTTGCAAAGCATACCCGTGCTGGCTGAGGACTTACCCCTGCGGATTCTGTTGGCTGACGATCATTTGGTGAACCAGAAGGTGGCTTTGCAAATTTTACAGCGGATGGGGTATCGGGCGGATGTGGCGGGAAACGGTATCGAAGTGCTTGAAGCTTTGCGCCGCCAGCCTTACGATGTGGTGCTGATGGATGTGCAAATGCCGGAAATGGACGGATTGGAAACTACCCGCCGCATCCGCGAGCAATTTTCAGCAGATTTAACCTTAGAAAATCACACGGGAGAATCAGAAATTTCCGTAACAAATGAGCCATCTAATAATCTAGACTCGACCAAAAATCCCACGGGAGGATCAAAAGTTTCCGCAACAGATGAGCAATCTAATAATCGAAAATCCCGAATCCAAAATCCAAAATTGACTGAGGAGGAATCTAACAATCGAAAATCGAAAATCGAAAATCGAAAATCGACGAGACCTTGGATTGTGGCGATGACAGCAAATGCGATGCAGGGCGATCGCGAAGAGTGTATGGCTGCGGGGATGGACGACTATTTGAGCAAGCCGATCGCCATTGAGCAGTTGGTGCGAGCTTTGATCGGGTGTAAATCTCGATCCAACTCCGCATTCGATCGCCTGCAGCCGATCGTTTGTTTGGATGCCCCGGCGGAACAGATCGGAGGAACGAGTGAATTACAAGTGCGATCGAATGTGGCTGTTGCAGGAAATCCACAACTGACAATTCCCAATTCGCCGACAGTCGTCGATTGGGGTGCATCAAATCTCGATCGGGCTTTGTCACAGAGCCACGATTCCCTGAGTGCCAAGATTATAGAGGGACTGCGAGAAGTGGAAGCTTTGGACGAGGCGATCGAGATTTACCTCGAAACAGCTCCCGAACTGCTGCAAGGCATCTCTATGGCCCTGAGCAACGCCGATCCGCTGGCTTTGCGGCGATCGGCTCACTCTTTAAAGTCGATTAGCGGTACTCTCGGTGCTTTTCGCTTGTTTGAGCTGTGCGAGGAACTCGAAATCATGGGCCGCATGGGAACGAATGCTAACCAGCCTTTACCCGATCCGGCCTGCGCGCTTTTAGAACAGGTTGAGGCCGAGTATCAAAGAGTCGAAACGGCGTTGAAAATAGAAAGGCAGTACAGCGAAACAATGACAGAATAA